The Pyrenophora tritici-repentis strain M4 chromosome 9, whole genome shotgun sequence sequence GTAATAATCTAGTTGCGTGTGTGGTGAGGATAGGATGGATCGGCGCTTCCAAGGTCTCCGAGGCCGATGCCGACAGCACCTCGCATACAGCCACACTCGACACCAACTGTACGTTGCAGACTTGATGTACCCAGCTCCTTGTAGTAAACCGCCTTCGTGTAATACTGCAAACCCCTACTTAGTTTACATTGCCATGGAATCAGCCTTGACCATTGGCTCATTGTTACCATGCCCGAATCGACGACGCACTGCGGCTTCTCGTGTTGAGCGAAGTGCCTGCTCTCTGTGCTCTTACGTTGGACATAGCCATCCGTCTCGGCTGATGAATTGGCTTTTGTTGATGATACGGCGAGCGCCGCGATGGCGGATTAAGTCTACATGGGCTTCGCTATAACGCGTGTGACAAATGGCGTCGCAGGACGCGTTTGAGCATACTGGGCAATCAACACCATGTTGCATAAACGCAGTACTCCTCTCTGTGATCTCAATGATACTTGTACTCATCACAGCCTAGCCACTAACATTCCTGCATTCGGACCATACTTACACATCTATACACGACGATCCTAAGATGGCAGTCGACGACGCGAAGGACACGCTAAAGCGCGGTCCGCGTTACGACACGCTACCCAACACCGATGACCACTCGGATTCCAGTACAGAGGTTGGAGATTGGGATACAGAAGACGCTGTGCAGCCAAGGCGGAGAAGAAAGACATTCTGGCGGAGAGTGAAGGGATACCGGTGGATGCTAGACACGACGCTTTTGCTGGTCATAGTCGGTCTGCTCGTTGAAAAGAGGTGGCAGCATCAGGCGAAGAGCCACCAGTATGAGCTTGCGGGGGACATTTCAGGTTTCGCGCCAACCTTTTCACAACAAATCGTCAGCTTCAAGCCGAACGATGTATTTGCTCCGGAGAACGAGACGGAGTTTTGGGGCAAAGAGACGCAGGATGCATGGCTGAGTATTGTGCCAGGTAAATGCCTCTGCTTTTCCTTCTTTCCAACTTGACAGGACTGACAGATTACAGAGGGGCTAGGTTACGTCAACGTAAAGAACGCGAGCGACTATTCCAACCTCCCAAAACCTGTCCACGATTACCCCGGCCAGACTGTGTACACGACGTCGGTGACGCATCAGCTACACTGCCTCTATACCATTCTCGATGCCTATAACTCGATGAAGTTTACCATGGCGAATCCCATGTCACCGAAGCCGGTCAAGATGGCATGGCATATCAATCACTGCTTCGAGTATATCAGGCAGGCGATCATGTGCGCGGGTGATGTAGCGCTGGAAGGTGCTGCTACTACTTTCCCACACGGTGACAATGGCGAGGATCGGGGAGGTAGTGATGGATGGGACGCGAAGCACGTATGCAAAGACTACAGTCAGGTGTACGCCTACTTGGAAAAGGAGACGATCAACCACATGAAGTGGATATCTTCAGAATAGCGTAATCGACGTGTTTGCCTCGGGCGATGATTAGTATCTGCTGCCGGAATTATGTGAAGAGTTAATCTATGACATCAAACGGATAGTGAAGAAATTTGAAAGCACTCTCCACATTTTAAGCCATGATCGAATAAAAGACGAGGCACGTAGTCTCATACCATTGCATACCGGATCTGAGAAGGTTTCCACCTCTCGGTCGTGACCGAATTCAGTGCGAGATGCGAGCTGCGAGGTAAAAAAGTGTCCGACTAGGCCAATCAGCGCCCCTGTGATCTGACCTCGGTCGCGGATTAGAGCAGGGATGCTGCAGCGACCGGCATCACCGAGAGTCGACACTACACGCGTCAGCCACGCTCCGAGGGGTGCAACCTCAGCATTCGGGCGCCTGCTCCAAGGTGTATCGGAGCATCCAGGCGAGTTGCTCAATACGTATGCGTGCCGTAAAGCATATTGGGCCAAGCAATGTGGAACCGCGACGTTCCGAAAGAGGCGTATATGTAGGATAGGTATATATATGAGGTGCTGACATGTCTCATGGACGCATATCTCGCATCCGGCCAAGCTTTGAATGTGCCGTGTTGGCTCGCTCTCGCCAAAGAAAAAGCTCCGAAGGATTTTGTGGGGGAACAAAGCAAGTAGGTAAAGGTCTACTACCCCTAGGTTATCAGTTTCTCGGGAACGCCACCTTTAAAGACACGGGACCGATCGAGTGCACCACTCGTACGCCATCTCGGGAGAAGCGGAGAAAGAGGCAAAGTTATCTCCGCAAGCGATTCACATCATTAGTCCGAAAAAGACAAGTGACGACAATTGCGTCAACGGTGAAGCTGACTGTTGCGCCTTCTTAAAGCCCATATTGGCGCCGTACCTGCGAAGCCAGCATCAGGGCATTTGCCATTCCCGGATTGAACTTGCACAAGGTAAACGCGACTGCCACGACGACACGGCTTCCTCACCCGATCCACGCCACTTACTACTACACCTCACCCTGAAGACTACACGACTCTAGAGAGCCAATCCTCCATTCCTATCAGCATCATGGCACACTCCCCGCTACTCTTCATCGTTGCGGGAGCCGCTCTATCCTACATGCTATACACGCGCATCACACTGTACATTGCGCGTCGGCGCTTCATGAAAGAGAATGGCTGCCAGCCATGCACGGCACATTTTCACAAGGACCCAATCCTTGGACTGGACGTTATGAAGACCATGGCCTACAACTGCAAGCACCACATCACACTGCAAGAGAACAGGAAACGGTTCCAAAAGCTCGGCAACACTTTCCATAACAGGATCGTTACCATGCCTTTTATCGTCACGTGCGAGCCGGAGAATATCAAAACCATTCTGAGTCTGAAATTTAAGGATTACAGCCTGGGTAACAGACAGCAAAACTTCACTCCGCTACTGGGTCACGGCATTTTCAACGCAGATGGAGAACGATGGGCTAACAGCCGTCATCTCCTTCGCCCCAACTTTGCCAGAGACCAAGTTGCTGATCTCGAAGCGTTTGAGCGTCATTTCCAGCTCATGCTTAGGCATATACCACGAGATGGGTCTACGGTTGATCTGCAGGAGCTCTTCTTCTGCTTGACCATGGACACGGCGACGGAATTCCTCTTCAACCACTCTACAGAAACACTCCGCACACTAGGCCAGGATGAAACGAATAACGAAGACGTTAAATTCAGCAAAGCATTCAACTATGCACAAGACGATATTGCGACCCGCTTTCGGTACGGAATCTTCGATCGGTTTAGGAAGAACGTCGAGGGAAAAGCTGCGATTAAGACATGCCATGCGTATATTGAAAAGTTTGTGGACCATGCCCTCCAGTTCAGACAGGAGCTGGAATCAGAAAAGAAGTCGGGAGCTGGCAAGGATGAGAAGTACTACTTCATCCAGGAAGTGGCGAAGCAGACTACAGACAAGGCAAGGATAAGGGAGGAACTCATCAACATCCTGCTTGCCGGACGCGACACAACAGCCAGTCTGCTCAGCAACATGTTTTTCCAAATCGCGAAGAGGCCAGACATCTATGCTAAGCTTCGGGAAGAAGTCGCGACGTTGGAGGGACGCACACCAACTTATTCAGAGTTGAGAGACCTGAAGTATGTGAAGTGGTGTCTCAACGAATGTAAGTCTTGCATTGTACATCAGTGTCTTTTCCATTCTAATCGTGACCAGCACTGCGCACTCACCCTGTTGTTCCCGGGAACTCTCGTTATGCCACACGCGACACTGTTCTCCCCCGCGGCGGTGGACCTGATGGTCAAGCGCCGCTCTTCGTGCCCAAGGGAACTACGGTTGGCTACTCGCCATACACTATGCACCGACGCCCGGACCTGTTCGGGCCAGACGCAGACGAGTATAAGCCTGAGCGATGGGAGACTCTCCGGCCTGGATGGGAGTACCTACCTTTCAACGGCGGCCCACGCATATGCCTCGGCCAACAGTATGCCCTCACTGAAGCAAGCTACGTCACTGTTCGATTGGTACAAGAGTTCAAAGAAATCGAGAGCAGGGACGCCGATCAATGGCGAGAGAAATTGACGCTGACTCTTTGCTCGTTGAACGGTACCAAGGTTGGGCTTACGCCAGCCTAGAAGGCGCGGAAGCGAGTGCGAAGATCGAGCTGCTTCGAGAGGTGTCAAGTTTGCGAAGATGATGGAAGGATTCGGCACGACGATTTGTGTCTGCTGTCGGACACGGAAGAAGACTTTACTTATAGGCGTCCGGCGGGGGGCCCAGGACATGGTCACGGATCTGGTAGGAGGCGTCGAACATGGAGGCGGCCCTCTCTTTTCTAGCATGGGCATTGTTTTTGTTTGAGTCACACGTGTAGAATCCCTACGAATATAGTACTAACTCACACTGTCTTGACCATGAATGTTTTTGGTGGGGTCCTGCCCAAGGAGTGAATACAACAGAAAGTCTCTAATCTTCCATAATGTCTCACGCGGCATGCTTTCACTCTCCATACAGGCTCTACCAGTGGCACATTTAAATGACTCGCCAGCTTCCTCCCATATTGCGTGCAAGTGGATAAGTGGTCGCAACCCGTAGTTGACCCAATAGAGACTAGCGCCGGAAGTCCGCAACTTGGGAACCTGGAAACACAAGTGTTGATCAACAAGTGTCGAGAACGCCCCCACAACTGCCACGAGACAACAAATCCACACCTCATCCACCGAGCCTGCGCCTTTGCTGGCAGCCGCCATGTCGCGCACAAGTCGCCTTTCCACTACGCCTATGGACTTTGAGTGGACCAACCAAACGGGTCCTATTGACGCACAATCGCCTTTCGTTCTAGCAAgtcagcagcagcagcagcagcaacaacaacaacagcaacagaAGAAGCGTAAGATACTGCAGCAGCGGCCCTTCCATTTTGGGGCAGAACTACAAGACGGGGCACATGAACTAACTCCAGGCCGTCCAGGCCCGCACTCAGTCCTAGAATCTCCGTCCAAGAACGGATTTGCGACGCCGACTCGGTTGCGCGATCCCGATAACCGCATGACATATTTCAACCGCGACCCCAGCAAACCACTACCCTCAACACCCGCATCTTCGGTGCCGGCGCGTATACAACAGAGCCCTTGGTCGATGCGAACGCCCTCACACGACCTCGACTTTAGTTCTGGCGGAGAGACTCCAGGCACCCCGCATATGGACAGTGATATTGGCACTCCAGACACACAATTGGTGACCAGGATGGGACGATTAGGCAACGGCGAGGCGGACAAGAAGCCTGCTCGTAGGGACAGCTGGTTCAAGCGCGCATTTGCGAGCACTCCTAGTCCCACAAAGGACCGGGACAAGGAGTCACCGCAAAAGCCCTACTCCAAGAAGGCTGAGAACCGCATAGTCAAGCGCCGGTCCGAGCGATCACAATCCAAAAAGCGTGTCCAAATTCGCGAAGATGGCGAAGATTCCGACAATGAACTCGCCCGCCGTCCGTCCGTGCCGACAAAAGAGGCGGGGCCCGTCCAATCCACATTCACTATGAACCTGGCCGGCTTCCTCTCGTGGGTGGAAGCCCATCCGAACCTCCCTGTGGTGATAACATGGTACCTCCAGTTGACTGTTAATACGTTCCTTGGAGGCTTTTTTGTCTTCCTCGTCTACCGCGCATGGGCTGGCGTCATGACAGATGTTGAAATTGAATCCTCAAAACATGCGTCCGAGGTCATGGTCGAAATCGCCGCATGCGCCTTGGAATACAACCGCAACCGTTGCCGGCCGGAAGACGTCGTTCCGGCCATGGAGAAGGCATGCGGTATCTGGGAGACTTGCATGAACCGCGATCCCAAAAAGGTTGCGCGCGCGACCGTCACGGCCAAGACATTCGCCATGATTTGCAACAGCTTTTTCGAGGAGGTTAGCTACAAGTCCATGGTATGTGTCCCATCTATCTTCTTCATCGTCAATTGGCGGGACTTCTTTGGCAGAGATTCCAAGAAGCCGTTCAGAGGGGGCAAATCTGCGCGTACAGATGATGTATACCAGCAGCATATACCCTCTCAAACTATGGTGCAGCACAAAACCTTTTTTGCCTCCTCCTTTCAATTCCTATCCGACTTCCCTTTTCACAATCAGCCTTAACAGCTACCCCTGCGAAGTCGAAGAAGTAGACTAAATCACCACTCGACACTCTCAACAAACCTTCATACGCTCATACGCTGACACCACCTCTCCTACCAGATCTTTACCGCAATTGTCATCTTCGGCGGCTTCAACCTCTCAAACTGGGCTTTCGGCCTCCTCCGCTcccaacaacaacagcagcagtCCCAACACCACCAACAGCATCAACAGCATCAACAGCACGACTTCCAGCCTCAAACCCCTCAACATAGAGTCGCCAGCAACAGCTACCAAGATAATTACCAACAAAATGCAAACTACCAGGCGTACCAGCAAAACTGGCAGCAGTTGCCCCAGTATCCTCAACAACAGCAGTACACACCATACCAGCAGCATCAGCATCGCGATCAAACCCCGTATCCACAACAGAGACACATCGACGCTCCGCCACTGGTGCACGCGAATACTATGCCTACGCTGTCTAGTAGTTCTACAGCGCAGGACGGTGTGGATGTAGGCAAGTCGAGGAAGAGGGGATTATTTCGATAGTGGTGGAACTTTGCCTTTCTGAATTTTTTTCCCTTGCTTCGTTTTCCATCTTGGAAGTGTGGATTTGCCGTGGACTATAGTCTCCTTTGttcttctccttcttggtTCTTATTCTATAGGGATGGGGTGGGGTAGGGTTGGATAAACAAGCGCGGTTTGGGTAAAATGCTGGGCTTTTAGCATACATACATGTCTCATCGTTTCGAATGGGCCATGTTTTGTTTCGTAAATATCATGACATCTATTCTTCTTCATCTCCTCTCCACGTCTTGATTATGATCAAGACACAAGTGAGCAACTTGATTGACTGATTGAATGAATGCATTACTATTTCTCTATCATATCATTTCACATGAAGAAGCCCTTCTAAAAGTTGCCCCGAAAGCCAGGATATCAAGCAACACCAACAAATCTACAACGACTGTCAACCTGCCAAACGCCATCATTGCTTTCTTTTCCCTTATCTTGTACAGCTACCTCTACAATCGCCTTCTCTAAGCTCGACTTTCCTCTATGCTGCCGCCTCGGTCTTGCTCTCCTCCTTACCACTCTCCTCATACTTCTCCCAGTTGGCCAAAATGTTGCCAATCTTGGGCGAGTTGGTCAGCTTGTACACGTCCTCAAAGTACTCCTTGGTCAACGCAAACGGCTTGGCTGTCACGTTGGGTATGTACTTGCCGACGAGCTTGCTGGGGTCGATAGATGTCTTGTGAATCTTCTTCAGCAGGAACGATCGGAAAGGCTTGACACCGGACCGCAAGAAGGTGCTGTGGAAGGGCACATCGATGCCTTTGAGCGGGATCGTCGCGAAACCGCGCTGGAGATCCAAAGGTTTGGGCTTGGCTTCGGTCTGCTCGGCACAGCCCTTGATGATCTCGACAAGATGGTTCTTAACTTCTTCCAGTGAGAGCGTCTGCATGAGTGCTTGGATGTCGATCTTCTGCTGCTTGAGGTAGTTTGTCACACCCGTTAGGCAGTCGAGCGCGCGAAGGTCACCCGCAGCGACGTACTGCATGTTGGCGATGTTGTAGTTGACAATCTCAAGGAGCCAGCCAGTTGTCTCGGCAATGTTCTCCACAACGTACTGGAGTGCTTGCTCGTTAAACGTCTTGGATATCCTGCTAGGGTTGACGGCGCACATGGAGTAGTTGGAGCGGCCAGTCTCATCACGCTCCACGGCAACCTGCATGGTCAGACCACGGTAGAACACAACTGACACTAAGCTCTCGATGGGCATGACCTCAGCCATAGCGGCAAGAGCGGAGTATTCACCCAGAGAATGACCAGCGAATGTGCTCTCGACCTGGATGAGTCCCTTGGCGCGCATGTCCTCGAAAGACGCCTTCTCCATCAATGTAAGAGCAGGCTGCGTGAACTGGGTGGCGGATAGAAGACCAGTCGGTGACCGGTATGTGTACGATGTAGTGTTCTCGTCAATCTCCTTGAAGATCTTCTCGGACCGGATAGAGCCATCGGCAGCCACAGTCTCAAAAGTCATGGACATGTAGTTCTGGCGGATGGCCTTACCGACGGGTCCACCAAAGTGAATAGTGAGCTCCTTCGGGTTGTTCTTCACGATATTGGTGATAGCAAATCCTATTTCAAGTTAGCTAATGCAAAACAGCGACGAATGAATGCGCTTACCGTAGTTGTCCATGAAATGCTTATCAGCGCGATCCCAGACCTCCTTGGCTACTGGGCTGCTGTTGTACAGCTCCATACCCATTCCTTGCTCCTGCGAACCTTGACCGGTGAAGACGTAGGAGGTAGTAGGCTGCTCGACTTCGGCCTCGCCAATCAAGACCTTGTCTTCAGTTTCCTGGTTGCTGACCTCAATCTTGATGATCTTGCGACCAGACACCATTCCGACGTGTTGAAGCTTGACATCGAGCAAGTCATCAGGAAGTACCATACCGACCAGGTTGACATGGTAGCTCCTGACACGGCCAACGTTGTTCTCGGCGGCCCATGTCTCAACCAGACTTCGGACAGCTGCGCTGGAGTACATGCCGTGAGTGATGGTGCCAGGAAGGTTGGCATAGC is a genomic window containing:
- a CDS encoding DUF3328 domain containing protein; translation: MAVDDAKDTLKRGPRYDTLPNTDDHSDSSTEVGDWDTEDAVQPRRRRKTFWRRVKGYRWMLDTTLLLVIVGLLVEKRWQHQAKSHQYELAGDISGFAPTFSQQIVSFKPNDVFAPENETEFWGKETQDAWLSIVPEGLGYVNVKNASDYSNLPKPVHDYPGQTVYTTSVTHQLHCLYTILDAYNSMKFTMANPMSPKPVKMAWHINHCFEYIRQAIMCAGDVALEGAATTFPHGDNGEDRGGSDGWDAKHVCKDYSQVYAYLEKETINHMKWISSE
- a CDS encoding CypX, Cytochrome P450; protein product: MAHSPLLFIVAGAALSYMLYTRITLYIARRRFMKENGCQPCTAHFHKDPILGLDVMKTMAYNCKHHITLQENRKRFQKLGNTFHNRIVTMPFIVTCEPENIKTILSLKFKDYSLGNRQQNFTPLLGHGIFNADGERWANSRHLLRPNFARDQVADLEAFERHFQLMLRHIPRDGSTVDLQELFFCLTMDTATEFLFNHSTETLRTLGQDETNNEDVKFSKAFNYAQDDIATRFRYGIFDRFRKNVEGKAAIKTCHAYIEKFVDHALQFRQELESEKKSGAGKDEKYYFIQEVAKQTTDKARIREELINILLAGRDTTASLLSNMFFQIAKRPDIYAKLREEVATLEGRTPTYSELRDLKYVKWCLNESLRTHPVVPGNSRYATRDTVLPRGGGPDGQAPLFVPKGTTVGYSPYTMHRRPDLFGPDADEYKPERWETLRPGWEYLPFNGGPRICLGQQYALTEASYVTVRLVQEFKEIESRDADQWREKLTLTLCSLNGTKVGLTPA